One Pseudochaenichthys georgianus chromosome 7, fPseGeo1.2, whole genome shotgun sequence DNA segment encodes these proteins:
- the tnfrsf9a gene encoding tumor necrosis factor receptor superfamily member 9a, which produces MRADSMGWILWAIGASVLIQGCMCSALQTSSGCMKWTEGPGDDVCCEACNPGHRLITECGPKLKGLCTPCEAGKYILKPTDRKCQRCSQCVGAQVMVKECTATTDTQCGCKEGLTCGDAKCSFCVKKCDKGQEPTEKRSCRPCPEGTFNDQIHQRCKPWSTECQHIVTKGDALTDITCGNVSVDSSKKPGPAEQEWPLSVVATVVLSVFSIIIILFITILAKKNSNKKKEDVKKPITSTPIITTPTDDPRTLIAVECSFHEAQQEQGSRSELLGSSGSSDQFIA; this is translated from the exons ATGAGAGCTGACAGTATGGGATGGATCCTATGGGCTATAGGTGCCTCTGTGCTCATTCAGGGCTGTATGTGCAGTGCTCTGCAGACGAGCAGTGGCTGCATGAAGTGGACCGAAGGACCAGGAGACGATGTTTGCTGTGAAGCCTGTAACCCTG GACACCGCCTAATCACAGAATGTGGCCCAAAGCTAAAAGGGCTCTGTACTCCCTGTGAGGCCGGGAAATACATACTGAAACCTACAGATCGCAAATGTCAAAGGTGTTCACAGTGTGTCG GTGCTCAGGTCATGGTGAAAGAGTGCACTGCCACGACTGACACACAGTGTGGCTGTAAAGAAGGGCTGACCTGTGGGGATGCCAAATGTTCCTTTTGTGTTAAAAAGTGCGACAAAGGTCAGGAACCCACAGAGAAAC GTTCTTGCAGACCATGTCCAGAAGGAACCTTCAATGACCAAATTCACCAGAGGTGTAAACCCTGGAGCACAGA gTGTCAACATATTGTGACCAAGGGAGATGCACTTACTGATATTACGTGTGGGAATGTTTCCGTTGACAGCTCAAAGAAACCTG GTCCCGCAGAACAGGAATGGCCATTGTCTGTGGTCGCCACTGTGGTTCTGAGTGTGTttagcatcatcatcatcctttTCATCACCATTTTAGCCAAGAAaaacagcaacaaaaaaaaggaagACGTAAAAAAGCCAATCACATCAACGCCGATAATCACAACACCTACAG ATGATCCCAGGACGCTGATAGCAGTAGAGTGCAGTTTCCACGAGGCTCAGCAGGAGCAGGGCAGCCGCTCAGAGTTGCTCGGATCCAGCGGCTCTTCGGATCAGTTCATCGCATGA